From the Brachyspira suanatina genome, the window ATTTAATTAATTTATGAAAATCATTATCCGTCATTATCTTCCTCATAACAATATATTAATATAGAATTATGACAAAAAATGACATTCATATATTTTTATATATTATCGGAGTACAGGAAATTTGTAAAATAATCAGGATAGTCTATTTCAAAGTCTAATGATTCTTTAGTTATAGGATGCATAAACTCTATTTTTTTGGCAACTAACATAAGGCCTGAATATTTATTGAAACTCTTAGAATATATTTTATCACCAGCTACAGGAAAACCTTTATATGATGAATGCACTCTTATTTGATGAGTTCTTCCTGTTTTAAGATTAATTTCTATTAGTGTATGAGAATTAAACCTTTTTAAAACTTTTATATGAGTGAGAGCTTCTTTACCGTCATCTCTAACAGTCATTTTTTTTCTATATACCTGATGCCTTCCTATCGGCAGATTTATCTCCAAATAATTATCTTTTAGTACTCCTATAACAATTGCATGATAAATCTTTTTTATAGTTCTATTTTTAAATTGTTCCTGAATGCTCGATACTATATTAGCATTTTTTCCAATGATCATCAGTCCTGAAGTATCTTTGTCTAATCTATGTATAATTCCAGCTCTCTCTTTATTTCCAACAAAATCAAAATCTTTTATTTTGTATAGAAGAGCATTAACTAAAGTACCGCTCATTTCAGAAGGAGAACAATGCACACTCATACCGGCAGGCTTATTTATTACAAGTAAATATTTATCTTCGTAAAGTATATCTAAATCAATGTTTTCAGGTATTGGATTTGCTGTATCTGGTTTATCTTTAAAAATATTATCTAAATTGATTATTATATTATCATTTAATTTAAGAGAATATGATAATTTTTTTTCTATGCCATTAACAATTATATAAGTTAAATAATTTTTTACTTGGCTTCTAGTGATATTTAATTTTTCGCTTACAAATGTATCTAATCTTTTTCCTATATCATCTTTTGTTATAATGAATGATTTTTTATTATTAGAATTTTCTGCATCAATTTCATCATCTTCTATTTCTTCTGTATCAATGCTGTTATTTTCTAATTCTATTTCTTCTTTGCTCATAATTAATTATTTTCAGTGTTGCTGTTATCAGATTCTATATTTTTCTTTTTATCAAAATCTTCTTTGAAAAAGAAAACTCCTATAGCTATAATACATATGCCTATTGTAATAGAAGCATCAGCAATATTATAATTATATGGAAATCTTATAGTTTCATTGAATCCCATACTTATAAAATCAGTAACATATCCTCTCATAATTCTATCAACCAAATTTCCCATAGCTCCTCCAAGAACCATAGTAAAACCTATCATAGATAATCTTTGTTTTTTAACATTGATAGAAAGCATTATAAAGAAAATTACAATCATAGCTATGAATACTATAACTTTCAATAATTCAGGTATTATATGCTGAATTGTTTCAGGTACATTATTTAGAAAACCAAAAGATACACCGTAATTCCTTGTATATATGAATATTAATATATCTCCTATTACTCTTTTAATAATAGTTTCCTGCAAGTATTTATCTATAAAATATTTAGATACTGTATCTACTATAAAAATTAATAATGCTATTAAAAAATATATTTTTTTTTGTTTAATTTCTTCTGCTACTTTATTTAATTTTATCATATTTTATTTCGTCTCTTAAATTAATTTTTTATTTATTATAAATGGTTTTTATATTTGAAGTTTTATGAAAAATAATAATAATTTATATTCGTAAAAATTACAAGCTGTTTTTAATATTCTAATAGTATGTAATTTGAGCTATTTTATATTTACTTTTTTTTATAATTTATGTTATAATTTTAAAAATTATAAATTTATAGGAATAAAAAATTATATGGACTTAAAAGATAAAGCCCAAAAAATAATAGATGCTAAAGTACTTGTTATAGGGGATTTGATGCTTGATAGATTCACCTACGGAGATGTTATAAGAATATCTCCTGAAGCTCCTGTACCTGTACTTCATGTAAATCATGAGGAAAATTATTTAGGCGGGGCTGGAAATGTGGCAAGAAATATATCAGCTTTACTTGGCAATAATAATAATGACAATATATTTATGATAGGTGTCATAGGAAAAGATAAATCGGCAGATATTATAATGGATAGTATGAATTATTCTAATATATCTGTTAAAGGAATTATAGTAGATGATACAAGATCAACTATAACAAAAACAAGAATAGTAGCAGGCACTCAGCAAATAGTAAGAATAGATGAAGAGAATACCAGTCCTTTTTCTTCTAATATTGTAAAAAATATAGAAAAAGCATTTATTAATAGTATTGATAATTATAATGTTGTTATAATAAGCGATTATGCAAAAGGTATAATAACAAAGCAGTTATCAAAAAAGATAATAGATATATGCAATAAAAAAAATAAGCCTGTATTAGTTGATCCTGCTATAAAGCATTTTTCATTTTATAAAAAAGCTACTCTTATGACTCCTAATTTGAAAGAGGCTGTAGAGGGGGCTGAAAGTAAATCTCCTTTTTATGAATTTGATGCAAAGGCTATAAAGATTTTAGGTGAAAATATTATAAAGAAATTAAGTTTATCAAAATTAATGATAACTTTAGGTGCTAATGGAATGGCTTTATTTGATAAAGATATAAAACATAAGGATAAAAATACTCCTTATATAATACCTACAAAGGCCAAAAGCGTATTCGATGTTTCTGGTGCTGGTGATACTGTTATATCAGTTCTTGCTATGTGTTTATCTGTTGGTTTATCATTTAAAGAATCTTCTGAAATTGCTAATGCTGCTGCAGGTGTTGTAGTTGGTAAGAGGGGAACTTCTACTTTAAGTTTGAAAGAATTAATTGATGCATTATAATCATTATAGAGTATTTAATTGTTAAGATTTTGAAGAGTATTATGAAGAAAAAAATATTTATATTATTATTTATACTGTTATTTTTAATTTCATGTTTGCCTAAGCCTTTAATAGTACCAGCTAAGGTCGTTACAGAGCTTTCTTTAGGTGAAGATATAGGCATTTACAGCAATGAATTTGTGGATTTAGACAGTCCTAAAATATATAAAGTTGATAATGAGTATTATTTCGGAGAATTTTATAGAGTAAAGAATGATACCGTTTATGCATTAGATTTATATAATTCTAGAATGGTAATAGCTTCAGGAAGTAATGTAAGATATTTTCCATTAGAATATAAAAATCTTGAAACTTCAAAGATATCTCTTATAGATTCAAATGCTAATATATATATAACCGGATATAATTTAAGATACATAGGCGATGTTGTAGTTAGTAATGTAATGATGTCTTTACCTTCTGAAAGTCCTTCTACTGAAGGGGATGATGCTCCTCAGATAGAAACGTATACGGTTAAAGTTACAAATACTAATTATACTAAAGTAGGTTTGGTGTCTTTGAATAAAATATCTCCAGAAGGAAATACACTTTATAGTATAGACACTATTATAGATAATGAGTATGAGTCATTAGTAAAATTATTGACATTGACTAATCATAAATTTGCTATACTGAAAAGAGATAAAGACAGAATACCTTTGCTTGATATATATGATATGAACAGCGGTAAAATGGAAAACAGATACTCTCTTAAAGAAGTTGAATATATGGATGCTGCTAAAATGTCATACAGAGAAATAGTAGATTGTGTTTATGTACCTGAAAAAGAAGTGCTGGCTATACTTACTATGAATATAGTTGAAGGAAAGCATCAGGAAGATATTATATATACTTCAAAACTAGATGATTTTAAATTAAAAGAATCTTATAAAATACCATGCCGTGATAATTCTTTGGCTGTTGGCATATCTAGTACAGGCAGAGTTACATATACAGGTATGGACAATGGAATGTATTTCTTTATAAAAACTAATCCTTTCCTATCCCAAAATCATTCTAAAGAATATTTAGGTACAGACGGATTTACTAAATTAAGAGGAATACATATGTTTGATGATTCTGTTTATGGGTTTATGGTAGAAAATGGAGTTATTAAATTCCATAATTATTAAATAGTTTTTTGAAATGCTATTCTTTTTCCGCCATTCATTTTCAAAATTATTGTTCCGCATTGTTTGAAACCTTCTTTTTTAAGAAAGTTAAGCATAGGTATATTATCTTTATAAGTATCTATTTTAATATTGCTGCATATACCTAAACAATAATTAAGGCAAAATGAAGCAACACCTTTTCTTCCGCCAAGTACGGCTATTCTATGTATGGTGCCGTATTCTTTATCATTAAGCCAATTACCGTCATATATTTTATCATAATTTTCATCTTCTCCTATAGCAAAAGAAAAAGTACCAACTATATCATTATTATCATCTAAGCATACATAACTGCTGTTATTTTTTATATCCAATTCAACATCACTCTTTCCAGGATATCCATCAACCCATTGATTAGGATTATTATTTTCTGCCATAAACTTTCTTGCATAATCAAATATTTCCAAAATTTTATCAATATCATTAACTGTAGTCTTTCTTATCTGCATTTATTAAATACTCCGATTATTTATTATTTTCTTTCAAATATTCAAAAATGGTTTCTATATCTTTTTTATTAAGGTTAATTTTTGAAAATAAATCTGCTCTATTTTCAAAAGTTTTTATAATGCTTCTTTTTCTTCTATACTCATTAATATTTTTATGATTTCCAGAAAGAAGTATTTCAGGTACTTTCATATTATCTATTTCATGCGGTCTTGTATACTGTTCATATTCCAAAAGTCCGTTACTGTTCTCTTCAAATGTATCGCTTATTACAGACTCTTCATTATTCATAACTCCCTTATATCTTGCAATGGCATCTAACAATAGAAGAGCAGGTATCTCTCCGCCGCTTAATACATAATCGCCTATACTCAAAGCTTCATCTGCATATTTCTCTTCAACTCTGTAATCTATTCCCTCATAATGTCCAAGTATCATTGTTATATGTTCTTTATCTGCAAGCTCTTTTATTTTTTGCTGAGTGAGAGTTTTTCCTGAAGGAGAGAAAATAATTGTATATCCTTTTTTATGACTGTCAAAATATTTTTTAAAAATATTATAAGTCATAATCATTCCGGGTCCTCCTCCGTAAGGATAATCATCACATTTTTTATAATTGCCTTCTCCGTATACTCTCATATCTTCAATATTTAAATCTATTTTTTTTTCATTGAGAGCCATTGATATAACACCGAAAGAAGTTGTGCTTTCATAAAATTTTGGAAAAAGTGTAAGAATGTCTATTATCATTTTAGAATTATACTTTATAAAAACTATATATCAAGTGCTTTAAATATAATAAAATTTTGGAAGCAGTTATAATAACATTAAAAACAAAAAAGTAAATTAGTATATACTGAAACGATTTCATTTTGCCGACTACTACACATTATATAATTATTATCAACTTTTTTGCCGCACAAAAAAGTTGCTGCCACAGGCACGCTTCGCGAAAACGCAATTACTAAAACTTATATTAAAAATATATGTATTAAATGTAGGGTATAACCTAGATTTAGATTAAAAATGCAGTTTTTTTGGTTCTCGCCGCAGGCGGGCTTCGCCTTATACCAATAAAAGAACTGGGGTCTGGGGCAAAGCCCCAGATATAAAAACAAAAATAAATTTTTTAAATTTTAAATATTTGCTTGGCTTTGCCCCCGCGGGAGCGTACCCGTAGGGTAACCCCACTTCTTTTGCGACCTAAGGAAGTGCCTGTGGTATTGACACAGGCGAATCCCGCCTACGGCGAGAACAAATATCCTCGACAAGCTCGGATACGCTTTCGCGAAAGGCTGCATTTTTATATATTTATATAGGTAAGTCATAAATAGATAAGAAAATACTTTCAAAATATTTAATTAATAAATAATCTCAAGCCACTTTTCAAATTTTCTAAAAGCTTGAATAGTCTGCTGATGATATTTTATAAGTATTTGCCTAAGAAGAAGTAAAAATTAATGAGTATAATTGCATAATCATCAAAAAACTATATAATAAAAAAATCTTATAAATAGGATTTTATATGTCTAAATATGATTTTAACATTATTATAGAGCAAGATGAAGACGGAATGTATATAGCAACAGTGCCTGCATTAAAAAGCTGCTATACTCAGGCAAAATCAATAGATGAGCTATACATAAGAATAAAAGAAGTTATAGAGCTTTGTCTTGAAGTTGAAGAAGAACATAACTATTTGAAAGATAATTATAAATATAATAAACTTATAAAGGCTGACAAGGTAGAAGTTAGCATATGAGCAAATTGTCTATATGTGATTCAAAAACTATGATAAAAATTCTTATGCTATTAGGTTTCAAAGAATTAAGGCAAAAAGGAAGTCATAAATTTTTTATTAATGATATTGGTCTTACTACTGTTATACCTGTTCATAATGAAGATTTAACAAGAGGTTTAATCAGAAAAATTTTCAAAGACATAAATATCACTATAGATGAATACGAAAAATTAAAAAAATCAATTTGATTTATCAAGCCCCTTTAGCAAATTTCCTAAAAGCCTGAACAGTCTGCACCGAGCCGTACCAAAATAAAATCTTGCCTAAAAAATAAACTAAAACTCCGAATATTTTTAAAAATAAATTCAGTTTAGAAGCAGCATATTTTATTATAAGGCTGTAGTCAGTAGGTATGAAATATTTTATTAATTCTGGAAATAGATTTCTATAGTATAGGCGTATTATATTAGAATCAGTCAAATCAGGAATATAAAAAACAATAAAACAAATAATAGTTATTGATATAGTCATAAATAAGGCCTTAACCCAATTCTGCCCATTGTTGCTGTATAAAGAACTTAAATATATTGAGGCTATATCTCCAACAATTTTATATAATTCTTTTATTTTTTTACTAAACGAATATTCTTTATTTTGTATAATGTCTTTTGCTGATTTCATTAAATCATATTTATGACATTCAATTTCTTTAGCCTTATATTGTAAAGCGTCAATAGCATTATTTGCGGCATAGGCTTGCTGTTTAAGAAATAAAGCACTTTCACGGTTAGCGAATTTATGCACTTTGAAATTAACAGGATTGATTAAGCCTCCATTAATAATAGAACCTTTAAAATCTACTTCTTCTGCTTCAATATTTCTTAATTCTATTTCTCCATTTATTATAGTGTTTTTTATATTTATATTATTTATATTTTTATTTGATAAATCTATATACAGTTTTGAGTTTAAATCTTTAAATTTTATATCATTAAAATATAATTTAGTAAGTAAATACTTTATATTTTTTAAATATATATTATTAAAAGTCAATTCTGAAAAACTAATTTCTTTATAAAAAGTAGTAAATTCAAAAGTTGCATAATTAAAGCTC encodes:
- a CDS encoding RluA family pseudouridine synthase — protein: MSKEEIELENNSIDTEEIEDDEIDAENSNNKKSFIITKDDIGKRLDTFVSEKLNITRSQVKNYLTYIIVNGIEKKLSYSLKLNDNIIINLDNIFKDKPDTANPIPENIDLDILYEDKYLLVINKPAGMSVHCSPSEMSGTLVNALLYKIKDFDFVGNKERAGIIHRLDKDTSGLMIIGKNANIVSSIQEQFKNRTIKKIYHAIVIGVLKDNYLEINLPIGRHQVYRKKMTVRDDGKEALTHIKVLKRFNSHTLIEINLKTGRTHQIRVHSSYKGFPVAGDKIYSKSFNKYSGLMLVAKKIEFMHPITKESLDFEIDYPDYFTNFLYSDNI
- the lspA gene encoding signal peptidase II; amino-acid sequence: MIKLNKVAEEIKQKKIYFLIALLIFIVDTVSKYFIDKYLQETIIKRVIGDILIFIYTRNYGVSFGFLNNVPETIQHIIPELLKVIVFIAMIVIFFIMLSINVKKQRLSMIGFTMVLGGAMGNLVDRIMRGYVTDFISMGFNETIRFPYNYNIADASITIGICIIAIGVFFFKEDFDKKKNIESDNSNTENN
- the rfaE1 gene encoding D-glycero-beta-D-manno-heptose-7-phosphate kinase — translated: MDLKDKAQKIIDAKVLVIGDLMLDRFTYGDVIRISPEAPVPVLHVNHEENYLGGAGNVARNISALLGNNNNDNIFMIGVIGKDKSADIIMDSMNYSNISVKGIIVDDTRSTITKTRIVAGTQQIVRIDEENTSPFSSNIVKNIEKAFINSIDNYNVVIISDYAKGIITKQLSKKIIDICNKKNKPVLVDPAIKHFSFYKKATLMTPNLKEAVEGAESKSPFYEFDAKAIKILGENIIKKLSLSKLMITLGANGMALFDKDIKHKDKNTPYIIPTKAKSVFDVSGAGDTVISVLAMCLSVGLSFKESSEIANAAAGVVVGKRGTSTLSLKELIDAL
- a CDS encoding GNAT family N-acetyltransferase, with amino-acid sequence MQIRKTTVNDIDKILEIFDYARKFMAENNNPNQWVDGYPGKSDVELDIKNNSSYVCLDDNNDIVGTFSFAIGEDENYDKIYDGNWLNDKEYGTIHRIAVLGGRKGVASFCLNYCLGICSNIKIDTYKDNIPMLNFLKKEGFKQCGTIILKMNGGKRIAFQKTI
- the trmD gene encoding tRNA (guanosine(37)-N1)-methyltransferase TrmD produces the protein MIIDILTLFPKFYESTTSFGVISMALNEKKIDLNIEDMRVYGEGNYKKCDDYPYGGGPGMIMTYNIFKKYFDSHKKGYTIIFSPSGKTLTQQKIKELADKEHITMILGHYEGIDYRVEEKYADEALSIGDYVLSGGEIPALLLLDAIARYKGVMNNEESVISDTFEENSNGLLEYEQYTRPHEIDNMKVPEILLSGNHKNINEYRRKRSIIKTFENRADLFSKINLNKKDIETIFEYLKENNK
- a CDS encoding type II toxin-antitoxin system HicB family antitoxin; translated protein: MSKYDFNIIIEQDEDGMYIATVPALKSCYTQAKSIDELYIRIKEVIELCLEVEEEHNYLKDNYKYNKLIKADKVEVSI
- a CDS encoding type II toxin-antitoxin system HicA family toxin, producing MSKLSICDSKTMIKILMLLGFKELRQKGSHKFFINDIGLTTVIPVHNEDLTRGLIRKIFKDINITIDEYEKLKKSI
- a CDS encoding pentapeptide repeat-containing protein; translation: MTNLNVNNLKKFKKQPTKYNTEKELIDWLKWDLFQQIEEINKTSEEQFNKIKDNLINIEKIQNILVLNIGKKELSNNNSLESIIINFEFNISSIFYELLNQYNNIIEIKINCTNLLFNHDAFFSICIFKQDVDFYLCKFNHNIYFLGTTFEKLVNFKSSIFYEKINFSELSFNYATFEFTTFYKEISFSELTFNNIYLKNIKYLLTKLYFNDIKFKDLNSKLYIDLSNKNINNINIKNTIINGEIELRNIEAEEVDFKGSIINGGLINPVNFKVHKFANRESALFLKQQAYAANNAIDALQYKAKEIECHKYDLMKSAKDIIQNKEYSFSKKIKELYKIVGDIASIYLSSLYSNNGQNWVKALFMTISITIICFIVFYIPDLTDSNIIRLYYRNLFPELIKYFIPTDYSLIIKYAASKLNLFLKIFGVLVYFLGKILFWYGSVQTVQAFRKFAKGA